A genomic region of Desulfosarcina ovata subsp. ovata contains the following coding sequences:
- a CDS encoding MacB family efflux pump subunit, translating into MALLEITDLERSFQAGETPVKILKGLNLKIDAGEMVAIMGASGSGKSTLMNILGCLDRPTAGSYKVDGKETGSLDSDERAALRRDYFGFIFQSYHLLSHLDATGNTEMPAIYAGIGKKERLTRAQQLLQRLGLDERGHHRPGQLSGGQQQRVSIARSLMNGGEVILADEPTGALDSKSGLEVMAILRELHAQGHTIILVTHDSGIASQAQRIIRIKDGEIVSDAPNPEASPPVAAGTRRASQPQPHSRWATRFGLFLEAFRMAWLAMTTHRLRTLLTMLGIIIGITAVVSVVAVGQGAKQKVISDINSIGTNTIDIYPGTGWGDVRSSRVETLVPADLAALKAQVYVDSLTPNISDSQELRYRNIVVSASINGVGDAYFRVKDITMEQGRTLMERDITGLSQVAVIDQNTRKKLFPNGGNPIGETVLAGNVPIVIVGVAAEKDSAFKNENLNVWMPYTAVMNRISGQQYFSSITVRVTDGMSNEIAQAGIERLLTTRHGTKDVFTRSSDSILKTVEKTTSTLTLLISSIAVISLIVGGIGVMNIMLVSVTERTREIGIRMAVGARQTDIMQQFLIEAVLVCMIGGIFGILLSFGVGVVFSHFVSAISMRFSSLSIVLAFACSTFIGVLFGFLPARSAARLDPIDALARE; encoded by the coding sequence ATGGCATTACTTGAAATCACCGATCTTGAGCGTTCCTTCCAGGCCGGGGAGACACCGGTAAAAATTCTCAAAGGCCTGAACCTGAAGATCGACGCCGGTGAGATGGTGGCCATCATGGGGGCGTCCGGATCGGGCAAGTCGACCCTGATGAATATCCTGGGCTGCCTCGACCGGCCCACCGCCGGCAGCTACAAGGTCGACGGCAAGGAAACCGGCAGCCTTGACAGCGATGAACGCGCCGCCCTGCGGCGGGACTATTTCGGCTTCATTTTCCAGAGCTATCATCTGCTCTCGCACCTGGATGCCACCGGAAATACCGAGATGCCGGCCATCTATGCCGGGATTGGCAAAAAGGAGCGCCTGACGCGCGCCCAGCAGCTGTTGCAGCGCCTGGGCCTGGACGAACGCGGCCATCACCGCCCCGGCCAGCTCTCCGGCGGACAGCAGCAGCGGGTCAGCATCGCCCGCTCTCTGATGAACGGCGGCGAGGTGATCCTGGCCGACGAACCCACCGGTGCCCTGGACAGCAAAAGCGGGCTGGAGGTGATGGCGATCCTGCGGGAACTGCACGCCCAGGGCCACACCATCATCCTGGTGACCCACGATTCCGGGATCGCCAGCCAGGCCCAGCGCATCATCCGCATCAAGGACGGCGAGATCGTCTCCGATGCCCCCAATCCCGAGGCTTCGCCGCCGGTGGCTGCCGGGACGCGGCGTGCCTCCCAACCCCAACCGCACAGCCGCTGGGCAACCCGCTTCGGGCTCTTCCTGGAGGCCTTCCGCATGGCCTGGCTGGCCATGACCACTCACCGGCTGCGCACCCTACTGACCATGCTGGGCATCATCATCGGCATCACGGCGGTGGTCAGCGTGGTCGCCGTGGGCCAGGGCGCCAAGCAGAAGGTGATCAGCGACATCAATTCCATCGGCACCAACACCATCGACATCTACCCCGGCACCGGGTGGGGGGATGTGCGCTCAAGCCGCGTCGAAACCCTGGTGCCGGCGGATCTGGCGGCCCTCAAGGCCCAGGTTTATGTGGACAGCCTGACCCCCAACATCAGCGACAGCCAGGAATTGCGCTACCGCAACATTGTTGTCAGCGCATCCATCAATGGGGTTGGTGACGCCTATTTCCGGGTCAAGGATATTACCATGGAACAGGGGCGGACCCTGATGGAACGGGACATCACGGGCCTTTCCCAGGTGGCGGTGATCGACCAGAACACCAGGAAGAAGCTGTTCCCCAACGGTGGAAACCCCATCGGCGAGACCGTGCTGGCCGGCAATGTGCCCATCGTCATTGTCGGCGTGGCCGCCGAAAAAGACTCGGCCTTCAAAAACGAGAACCTCAACGTCTGGATGCCCTACACCGCGGTGATGAACCGGATCTCCGGCCAGCAGTATTTCAGCTCGATTACCGTGCGCGTGACCGACGGCATGTCCAACGAGATCGCCCAGGCGGGCATCGAGCGCCTCCTGACGACCCGTCACGGCACCAAGGATGTCTTTACGCGCAGCTCCGACAGCATCCTCAAAACCGTGGAAAAGACCACGTCGACCCTGACCCTGTTGATTTCCTCCATTGCGGTCATCTCACTGATCGTGGGCGGCATCGGGGTGATGAACATCATGCTGGTTTCCGTGACCGAGCGGACGCGTGAGATCGGCATTCGCATGGCCGTGGGCGCCCGTCAGACCGATATCATGCAGCAGTTCCTGATCGAGGCGGTGCTGGTCTGCATGATCGGCGGCATTTTCGGCATCCTGCTCTCCTTTGGTGTCGGGGTGGTGTTTTCCCATTTCGTCAGCGCGATTTCGATGCGCTTTTCCTCCTTGTCGATCGTTCTGGCGTTCGCCTGTTCGACATTCATCGGCGTGTTGTTCGGCTTCCTGCCCGCCCGCAGTGCCGCGCGGCTGGACCCCATCGATGCGCTCGCCCGGGAATAG
- a CDS encoding efflux transporter outer membrane subunit, with protein MKMNTFGKRYWKKVRLVLAFVLAVATVGCGGLIRKDYARPNLDLPDAWQALPVTGETVLSTDQWWRVFDDPQLDQLIADVLLRNNDLAAATIKVRKARLTAGLEATNRTPDFSVGASGSTQRDLDSGDHSRSGSTTTSLSWELDLWGKLASSRDATEWEARATEQDRANTALTLVGTTADLYWQIAYLNQAIQTSREGIAYTQRSLDLVRIKYQAGSVSRLELVQAEQDVESQKADLTDLLQQMAEARSSLAVLFDQAPGKVMADPQRLTEMPMPALAAGIPAAVLAQRPDLKAAEMRLRSTLEDENSTRASYYPSLSLTSSLGTSSTHLVRLLENPVATLGADLALPFVEWNQARLNTQIAEAEYEQAVVEFRQTLYEALQDVENALSARTHYLQQETALRRSCTLAKTAEQMAETRYRAGETGVQDWLDQQQTRRTADLALAKNRYNQLQNMMTLYQALGGDASTDSDQE; from the coding sequence ATGAAGATGAATACCTTCGGAAAAAGATACTGGAAAAAGGTGCGGCTCGTGCTGGCTTTCGTGCTGGCCGTTGCCACCGTCGGCTGCGGCGGCCTGATCCGCAAGGATTATGCGCGGCCCAACCTTGACCTGCCGGACGCCTGGCAGGCACTGCCGGTCACCGGCGAAACGGTCCTTTCCACCGACCAGTGGTGGCGGGTATTCGATGATCCCCAGTTGGACCAGTTGATTGCCGACGTTCTTTTGCGCAACAACGATCTGGCGGCGGCGACCATCAAGGTGCGCAAGGCGCGCCTGACGGCCGGTCTCGAAGCGACGAATCGGACGCCGGATTTTTCCGTGGGTGCCAGCGGCAGCACCCAGCGGGATCTGGACAGTGGCGACCACAGCCGCAGCGGGTCGACCACGACCAGCCTCAGCTGGGAACTGGACCTGTGGGGCAAGCTGGCCAGCAGCCGCGATGCCACCGAATGGGAGGCCCGGGCCACCGAGCAGGACCGCGCCAACACGGCGCTCACCCTGGTGGGGACGACGGCGGATCTGTATTGGCAGATCGCCTACCTCAACCAGGCGATCCAGACCAGCCGGGAAGGGATCGCCTACACGCAGCGCTCCCTGGACCTGGTGCGGATCAAATACCAGGCCGGATCGGTATCCCGGCTGGAGCTCGTCCAGGCCGAGCAGGACGTGGAGAGCCAGAAGGCCGATCTGACGGACCTGTTGCAGCAGATGGCCGAAGCCCGGAGTTCACTGGCGGTGCTGTTCGACCAGGCTCCCGGAAAGGTCATGGCGGATCCCCAGCGACTCACCGAGATGCCCATGCCGGCCCTGGCCGCTGGGATTCCTGCCGCCGTACTGGCCCAGCGGCCGGATCTCAAGGCGGCCGAGATGCGCCTGCGCAGCACCCTGGAAGATGAGAATTCGACCCGGGCGAGTTACTATCCCAGCCTGAGCCTGACCTCGTCCCTGGGCACCAGCAGCACCCATCTGGTAAGGCTCCTCGAAAACCCGGTGGCCACCCTGGGCGCCGATCTGGCCCTGCCTTTTGTAGAGTGGAATCAGGCACGGCTGAACACCCAAATCGCCGAGGCAGAATACGAACAGGCGGTGGTGGAATTCCGCCAGACGCTGTACGAGGCGTTGCAGGATGTGGAGAATGCCCTTTCGGCACGGACGCATTACCTGCAGCAGGAAACGGCGCTGCGCCGGTCCTGCACGCTTGCCAAAACCGCCGAACAGATGGCCGAGACCCGCTACCGGGCCGGTGAGACCGGCGTCCAGGACTGGCTGGATCAGCAGCAAACCCGCCGCACGGCCGACCTGGCCCTGGCCAAGAACCGTTACAACCAGCTGCAGAACATGATGACCCTCTATCAGGCGCTCGGCGGCGATGCGTCCACCGACTCTGATCAAGAGTGA
- a CDS encoding 4Fe-4S dicluster domain-containing protein has protein sequence MAHIVTQSAYDRLTDRLNRFPQGAPPSELLTRILAVLFNQRDAELVSLLPVKPFTVATAARVWHLPENETRRILDRLADKALLVDMEVNGAMNYVLPPPMAGFFEFAMMRVREDIDQPLLAELFYEYLNVEEDFVRTLFTEGETQLGRAFVDETVLSEANALFVLDWERASEVIRTASHRGVSTCYCRHKMLHLERGCDAPLDICMTFNTAAASLIRHGHARAVTVSECMERLAMAREHHLVQFGENVRQGVNFICNCCGCCCEAMLAARRFAIMHPVHTTGFLPRVNTDSCNGCGKCVERCPVAAMSLVSANDPHHPKRKVAQVDAGHCLGCGVCLSACTKTASLTLQRRPRRVLTPLNTIHRSVIMAVERGKLQHLLFDNRVLWHHRALAVVVGAILRLPPVKRALATDQVKSRYLEALALHYS, from the coding sequence ATGGCCCACATCGTTACCCAATCCGCCTACGACCGCCTCACCGACCGCCTCAATCGGTTTCCCCAGGGCGCGCCGCCATCGGAATTGCTCACCCGTATTTTAGCGGTGCTTTTCAACCAGCGGGACGCCGAACTGGTCTCCCTGCTGCCGGTCAAACCCTTCACCGTGGCGACCGCCGCCCGGGTCTGGCATCTGCCGGAAAACGAAACACGGCGTATCCTCGATCGATTGGCTGACAAAGCCCTTCTGGTGGATATGGAAGTCAACGGCGCAATGAATTATGTCCTGCCGCCCCCCATGGCCGGTTTTTTCGAGTTTGCCATGATGCGCGTCAGGGAAGATATCGACCAGCCGTTGCTGGCGGAACTGTTCTACGAGTATCTCAATGTGGAAGAGGATTTCGTGCGCACCCTCTTCACCGAGGGAGAGACCCAACTGGGACGGGCCTTCGTGGACGAAACCGTGCTCTCCGAAGCCAATGCCCTGTTCGTGCTGGATTGGGAGCGAGCCAGCGAAGTGATCCGAACGGCCTCCCACCGGGGTGTCAGCACCTGCTACTGTCGCCACAAAATGCTGCACCTGGAGCGCGGTTGCGACGCCCCCTTGGACATCTGCATGACCTTCAACACCGCTGCAGCCTCGCTGATCCGCCACGGCCACGCCCGGGCGGTGACGGTTTCGGAATGTATGGAACGGCTGGCCATGGCCCGTGAGCATCATTTGGTGCAATTCGGGGAAAACGTGCGCCAGGGCGTCAACTTCATCTGTAACTGTTGCGGGTGTTGTTGTGAGGCAATGCTGGCCGCGCGCCGTTTCGCGATCATGCATCCGGTACACACCACCGGTTTCCTGCCCCGGGTCAACACGGACAGCTGCAACGGCTGCGGCAAGTGCGTGGAACGTTGTCCGGTGGCAGCCATGTCCCTGGTGTCGGCCAACGATCCGCACCATCCCAAGCGCAAGGTCGCCCAAGTAGATGCCGGGCACTGCCTGGGTTGCGGGGTCTGCCTGAGCGCCTGCACGAAAACTGCCAGCCTTACCCTGCAGCGCCGTCCCCGGCGTGTCCTGACCCCCCTGAACACCATCCACCGCTCCGTCATCATGGCCGTCGAGCGGGGCAAACTGCAGCATCTGCTCTTCGACAATCGCGTGCTGTGGCACCACCGCGCCCTGGCCGTCGTGGTCGGCGCCATCCTGCGCCTGCCGCCGGTCAAGCGGGCCCTGGCCACCGATCAGGTCAAGTCCCGCTACCTGGAAGCCCTGGCCCTGCACTATTCTTGA
- a CDS encoding transporter substrate-binding domain-containing protein: MMPTSKLTNILSLLIFLFANTAYSKDPVCGIATGFPPYQFHSSGTVTGFDAEVVRLIFDRLNEPFVFEQDEWDEVVNKLRFGKIDLVTGMEINEIRKNFFDFTTAYYHRYDVVFVRKDDDATQTIEDLYNKIITGDRHSFVETYWQKKGIRNKIRIKQIKSKEQSMRLLYESKTKAAIMPKSVGLYLARQMGFEVRILANPDSGSPVAIAVKKGNRELLTKIDTMLQELIEKGEIDRLYKKWF, encoded by the coding sequence ATGATGCCAACCTCGAAATTGACTAATATACTGTCCCTGTTGATTTTTTTATTTGCGAATACCGCTTATTCAAAAGATCCGGTATGCGGGATCGCCACAGGATTTCCACCTTATCAGTTTCACTCCAGCGGAACGGTTACCGGGTTTGATGCGGAGGTTGTCAGACTGATTTTCGACAGACTGAATGAACCATTTGTTTTTGAACAGGACGAGTGGGATGAGGTTGTCAATAAACTGCGATTCGGAAAAATCGATTTGGTAACCGGCATGGAAATCAATGAGATCCGAAAGAACTTTTTTGATTTCACGACTGCCTATTATCATCGCTATGACGTTGTTTTTGTAAGAAAAGACGATGATGCAACCCAAACCATCGAAGACCTTTACAATAAAATCATAACTGGAGACAGACACTCTTTTGTCGAAACATACTGGCAGAAAAAAGGCATTAGAAATAAGATTCGGATCAAACAGATCAAGAGTAAGGAACAGTCAATGCGGCTGCTATATGAAAGCAAAACCAAGGCAGCGATCATGCCCAAATCGGTGGGACTGTACCTGGCAAGACAGATGGGCTTCGAGGTCAGGATCCTGGCGAACCCGGATTCGGGTTCGCCAGTTGCAATTGCTGTTAAAAAAGGGAATCGGGAATTGCTGACCAAAATCGATACGATGCTGCAAGAACTGATCGAAAAAGGCGAGATCGACAGACTTTATAAAAAATGGTTCTGA
- a CDS encoding aminotransferase class V-fold PLP-dependent enzyme, which produces MAEGNDTGKGLDRTLSRRNFFKVSGMAAAGAAFGLGLSSVSHAAKPPTVSTVSNDTDYWQWVQDQFVLDPDIVYMNLGTTGSMPLRVLEKYNDYNILNARHPRTFESELGATFGLEDQRATLAAQFGCNTDEICLTRNTTDGLDAVVNGLEFNEGDEILITHHEHIGALSPLNVLQDRYGVILTEVEIPVLNVTDKDQFVNAFEDKISDNTKAILFSHITYKTGTRLPAKALCKLARKKGLISIVDGAHAPGMIELDFHDIGCDFYAAAGHKWQCGPGATGILYLRNGGRDLPTFWTQNSSLYTYTAQSYARGEYDIAYSLQYRGQLNIPAHLAMLESCALWEEIGRGRIEEYVCGLGSYLKQRLRDKFGSTGTLFSPDLPGFTTGLTAFNPFADITDADLITTMVDSLHEKGYQVRYTNFRVELEDAEDAYALRISTHLFHNRQQIDGLVDAIYDVL; this is translated from the coding sequence ATGGCTGAAGGAAACGACACGGGCAAGGGCTTGGATCGGACATTGAGCCGAAGAAACTTTTTCAAAGTCAGCGGGATGGCCGCGGCGGGAGCGGCATTCGGATTGGGATTGTCGTCCGTCTCCCATGCCGCAAAACCGCCGACGGTTTCCACCGTCAGCAATGACACCGATTATTGGCAATGGGTTCAGGATCAATTCGTCCTGGACCCCGACATCGTTTACATGAACCTCGGCACCACCGGGTCGATGCCATTGCGGGTATTGGAGAAGTACAACGACTACAATATCCTCAACGCCCGTCATCCCAGGACATTCGAATCGGAACTGGGCGCCACCTTCGGACTGGAAGATCAGCGGGCAACCCTGGCCGCCCAATTCGGCTGCAATACGGATGAGATCTGCCTGACCCGCAACACCACCGATGGTCTGGATGCCGTCGTGAACGGTCTGGAGTTCAATGAAGGCGATGAAATCCTGATTACCCACCACGAGCACATCGGGGCGCTTTCGCCGCTCAATGTACTTCAGGACCGCTATGGCGTCATTCTCACCGAAGTCGAAATCCCGGTATTGAACGTAACGGACAAGGATCAATTTGTAAACGCCTTCGAAGATAAAATCAGTGACAACACCAAGGCCATTCTCTTTTCCCATATCACTTACAAAACCGGCACCCGCCTGCCGGCAAAAGCGTTGTGCAAATTGGCCAGGAAAAAGGGACTGATTTCCATTGTCGACGGCGCCCACGCACCGGGCATGATCGAACTGGACTTCCACGACATTGGCTGCGATTTCTACGCTGCCGCAGGCCACAAATGGCAGTGCGGCCCGGGCGCCACCGGAATCCTCTATCTGCGCAACGGTGGTCGCGACCTGCCGACTTTCTGGACCCAGAACTCCTCTCTTTACACCTATACGGCACAGTCTTATGCAAGGGGAGAGTATGACATCGCCTACTCCCTGCAGTATCGCGGCCAATTGAACATACCGGCGCATCTGGCCATGCTGGAGTCCTGCGCCCTGTGGGAAGAGATCGGCCGGGGTCGGATTGAGGAATATGTCTGCGGCTTGGGTTCCTACCTCAAGCAGCGACTGAGGGACAAGTTCGGTTCGACCGGGACACTGTTCTCTCCGGATCTTCCGGGATTTACCACCGGCTTGACCGCCTTCAATCCCTTCGCTGACATTACCGACGCCGATTTAATCACCACAATGGTGGATAGCCTGCATGAAAAGGGATATCAGGTCCGATATACCAATTTCCGCGTCGAACTCGAAGATGCGGAGGATGCCTATGCACTGAGAATTTCCACCCACCTGTTTCACAACAGACAGCAGATTGACGGGCTGGTGGATGCCATATATGACGTTCTTTAA